CATGGGCTCCGACAAATTACGCATGACGCTCTCCTCGTCGAAAACCGGAAACGATCGGTCCGAACGAAGGGCGATCTAGTTGCGCAGATTGCAGAAGCGGATGTGAATGGGGGTAGCGTTGCCGGGATCGGGCGGACCCGTCGTGACATTCTGTCCCGGCCCGGCGACCGGCAGGAGCGTGAGCAGCGCGCCCGTGCGCGCCGCGCCGTCGCTCTGCGGTGCAGTGCCGGCCAGGTCGGCGGGCGCTTCGCAGTCCACTGCCCGCATCTCCGGGCAGGGTTGCTCGTGATGCGGACCACCGTCGTGATCGCACTGCTCCATGCCGGCAGTCACGAGCGGCAGCTCCGCCAGGCAGGGCTGCACCAGCAGGTTCAGCCAGGCAAGCGCCACGACCGCGAGCACGCGCCGCGGCGTTGCCACGAACCGGTGATTGCCTGTCGTCATTGCCAAGGCCGAGCGGTCAGCTGCCGAAACCGGCTGGATCATACCCTGCTTACCGCGGCACGGCACCCGGATAATCACGTACGATCGGCGCCCCCCCCAGGGCACTGCGGCCGGGGAACCGCGCCGGCGCCGGCGCGGTCCCATGGAACGCGACCCGCCGCTCACCGCACGAGGTGCATCGTTCGTGAACGCCCGAATCGTCATGGCTGCGATGCTGCCGCTGATGCTCGCTGCCGCCACCGCCGACGCGGAGCAGCAAGCCGACCCGTCCTTGCAGACCCGCAACCCGCGACTCGAAGTGACGTGGCTGAGCCCGGACGTACGCCTGCCGCCGTTCGACAAGGTGATGCTCGCGCCGTTCGAGTTGCAGTTCCGGCCCGTGGCGCCGATGGCCGGCACGGCGAATTTCCCCGGCACCCGGACGGAGTTTCCCGTCGCCGCGGCCGATCAGCAGCAGCTGGCCGACACGTTCGCACGGATCTTCCGCGAGGAACTCGCCGCGAGCACGAATTTTGCCCTCGTCGAGGCACCCGGTGCGGACGTGCTGCTGATCAGGCCGGCGTTGCGCGACATCGTCTCGCGGGTGCCCCCGCAGGAACCGGTGGGCCGCTCGGCCGTCTTCGTGGACACCGTCGGCGAAGCCACGCTGGTGCTCGAGTTCGTCGACGCGGCGTCCGGGCGCACACTGGCTACGGCCAGCGACCGCCGCGCGGCAGAACCGGCCGGCAGCCTCACGGGTTTCGGTGCCGTGCGCGCGAACGATGTCGCGGCCGGGCAGGAAGTCCGCCGCCTCGCCCGCCGCTGGGGCATGGCCCTGCGCCAGCGCGCGGAGCAACTGTACTTCGCGGCCAAACCGCGCTGAGCCGGTCGCGGCTGGCGCCGCTCCTACAGCGCTTCGTTCGGCACCGCGGTTGGTCCGCACCCGGTAGGAGCGACGTGAGTCGCGACCACCACACCGCTCAGCACCGCGGTTGGTCCGCACCCGGTAGGAGCGACGTGAGTCGCGACCACTGCGACATCCGTCGCAACCCGGCCGGCCGGGCGTCGATCAACGTCGCGGCAGATCTTCGCCCCGCTGCAGCGGCGCCTGCCGCGCTTCGTTCGGCACCGCGGTCGGACAGCATCCGGTAGGAGCGACGCGAGTCGCGACCACTGCGACATCCGTCGCAACCCGGCCGGCCGGGCGTCGATCAACGTCGCGGCAGATCTTCGCCCCGCTGCAGCGGCGCCTGCCGCGTAATCGTCGGGTCCACCGCATGATAGATCCTGCCGATCGTGGACTCGTCGTCGAGGCACTGCACCACGAGTCGGGCCAGGTCGGCACGGGTGATGACGCCCATCACGCCATGATCCTCGGTGCGGATGGCGGCGCCGCTCGCCGGATCGTCGTTCATTCCGCCCGGCCGCAGGATGGTGTACCGCAGGCCGCTCTCGATCAGATGATTCTCCGCCAGCGTCTTCAGGCGGATCACCTCGCCGAGCACTTCCAGCACCTTCGGCGCCACCGCTGCGCGACTGTCGCCGGCGCCGATCACGGTCACGAGCACGATGCGCGGGGCGCTCGTGCCGAGCGTCTTCGCCGCATCCACGATCTGCTTCACGCCCTCGAAATCCGGTCGCGGCACCTGGCCCCGCTTGCCGCCGAGGGTGCACACCACGGCGCGGAACCGGCCCGCGGCGAAGGCCTTGCCTACGGCCGCCGGGTCGAGCGCGTCGCCGTACACGATCTGGTGCAGGGGCAGCTGCTTCAGCTCGCCGAGATCGGACTCGGGTCGCGCGAATGCGACCACGGACTCACCGCGTCCGCACAGGATCCTGGCCACCTCCAGCCCTGTCTCGCGGCTGGCGCCGAATATAAGGATGCTTTCTGCCATACACCGCCTCTTTACCCTGTTGCAGCGCCCTGTAGGAGCGACTTCCGTCGCGACCACGGCTACGTTTATCGCCGCAGCAGATTCGGTCGCGGCTCGCGCCGCTCCTACACCGCTGCGATCACCGCTGCGTTCAGCGCTGCGGGCCGACAGCACCCTGTAGGAGCGACGTCAGTCGCGACCACGGCCACGTTTATCGCCGCAGCAGATTCGGTCGCGGCTCGCGCCGCTCCTACACCGCTGCGTTCACCGCTGCGTTCAGCGCTGCGGGCCGACAGCACCCTGTAGGAGCGACGTCAGTCGCGACCACGGCCACATTTATCGCCGTAGCAGATTCGGTCGCGGCTCGCGCCGCTCCTACACCGCTGCGTTCACCGCTGCGTTCAGCGCTGCGGGCCGACAGCGCCCTGCAGGAGCGACGTCAGTCGCGACCTTCGGGGTGGCTTGCCGCCCGCGAATCATAGCGCGCTTGCCGCGCGACGGGTGCGCGCGGATGATATCCCGCCGCCGCCAGCCGACCCGCATGCAAAGCATCACCCCCCACAATCCGCCCGCCAGCGCCATACGACTGTGGTCGGTGGAGGGCAACCACCAGCGGCTCGACGGCGGCGCGATGTTCGGCAACGCACCGCGCGCGCTCTGGCAGACCTGGCTCGCCGCCGATGAGCAGCATCGGGTGACGCTCGCCTGCCGCACCCTGCTCGCCGAAGGCCTGCACGGCCAGCGTGTCCTCTTCGAGGCGGGCATCGGCGCATTCTTCGAACCGCGTCTCAGGGAGCGCTACGGGGTGCTCGACGCAGGGCACCGGCTGCTCGCCTCGCTCGCGGCGCGCGGGCTCAGCGACGCGGACATCGACGTGGTGGTCCTGAGCCACCTGCATTTCGATCATGCCGGCGGACTGCTGGCGGCGTGGCAGGAGGGCGCACCCCGGCGCCTGCTCTTCCCGCGCGCGCGTTTCCTCGTCAGCCAGGCCGCGTTCGAGCGCGCGAGCCATCCGCACCCGCGCGATCATGCTTCATTCATCCCGGAGCTGCCGCAGCTGCTCGAGGCGACCGGGCGCCTGGAGACCATCGCGACCGCCCGCTGCGCCCTGCTCGGCGACGCGGTGCGCTTTCACTTCAGCGACGGCCACACGCCCGGGCTGATGCTCGCCGAAATCGGCGGCGACGGTGGCGTGGTGTTCTGCTCCGACCTCATCCCGGGCCGGCCCTGGGTGCACCTGCCGGTCACCATGGGCTTCGATCGCTACCCGGAGCGGCTGATCGACGAAAAGCGCGCGTTCCTGGACGAGTGCATCGCGCGCGGGCTGAAACTTTTTTTCACGCACGATCCGGGCTGCGCCCTCGCCACGCCCGTTCGCGATGCTTCCGGCCGTTATCGCGCCACGCTGGAGGAGTGCCGCGTCGAGGGTCTTACTCCAGGACGAACGTCACCCGCATCCGCACCCGGTACTCGGTGATCTTTCCGGCGGCGAGCACGACTTCCTGGTCGCAGATCCAGGCGCCGGTGATGTTCTTGAGAGTCTTGCCGGCCGTCTTCAACCCGGTGCGCAGGGCATCGTCGAAACCTTTCTTCGAGCTGGCGCTGATTTCAATCGTCTTGGCAACGCTCATTGTTCTTCTCCTTCTGCGGCTACTACGTCATTGATCCCGGAATCGTCGCGTGATCTCGCCATAGGCATCGATGCGCCGGTCACGCAGGAACGGCCAGCCCTGGCGCTGGCGCTCGATCTCGCCGCGATCGATTTCGGCGAACAGCAGCGCCTCGCGGTCCGGTGGTCCCTTGACCAGGATGTGGCCGTCAGGCGCCGCGACGAAGCTCTGCCCCCAGAATTCTATGCCGCCCGCGCCGCGCGGATCCGGCTCGAAACCGGTGCGGTTGACGGCGACGACGAAGCAGCCATTGGCAATCGCGTGCGCGCGCTGGATGGTTTCCCAGGCGGCGTGCTGGCGCTCGCCGAGCGCGGCCTTCTCTTCCGGGTGCCAGCCGATCGCAGTCGGGTAGAGGAGGATTTCCGCGCCCGCAAGCGCCGTGAGCCGCGCGCCTTCCGGGTACCACTGGTCCCAGCACACGAGCACGCCGAGACTGCCCGCGCCGGTCTGGAACGTGCGGAAGCCGAGGTCGCCGGGCGTGAAGTAATACTTCTCGTAATAGCGCGGATCGTCGGGGATGTGCATCTTGCGATACTTGCCGACGAGGCCCTGGCCGCCATCGAGGACGGCGGCGGTGTTGTGATACAGGCCGGCCGCGCGCCGCTCGAACAACGACAGCACGATGGTCACGCCGTTTGCAGTGGCCAGCGCCTGGAAGGCCGCCGTCGTCGGGCCAGGCACGGGTTCGGCCAGCGCAAAGTGCGCCGCATCCTCTGACTGGCAGAAATAGCGCGAGCGGAACAGTTCCGGCAGGCAGATGAGCTGCGCCCCCGCTTCGATCGCCTCACGGGTGAACGCCACCGCCCGGCGCAGGTTCGCCGCCGGGTCCTCATCCATGCGCATCTGGACGAGCGCGAGCTTGAGCTTTTCGCCCGGCGCCGCCACCGTGTTCAACCTGCCGAGCAGTACGTGCTCTCGTTGAAGCACGCCGTGTACTGGTCGAGGATCTGCATCGCCACGCCTGGCCGCACCGTTCCGGCATCGATCTTGCGGCGCACCAGCTCGCTCATGCGGCGATTGAGGTCGTTCGGAAAGTACTGCACCTGCGCGAGCATCTCGTGCACGGTCATGCCCGGGATGACTTTCTCGATCCAGAAATTGCCCGGTTCCTCGGCATCGGCGTACACGTGCACTTCGGGAACGCGCCCGAACAGATTGTGGGTATCCCCCATGATGTCCTGGTAGGCGCCGACCAGGAATACGCCGATGTAGTAGGGCTGTTCGGGCTGCAGCGAATGCACCGGCAGGAAGCTCTTGTCGTCGAGCGCCGAAATGTAGTGGGTCACCTTGCCGTCGGAATCGCAGGTGAGATCCACGATCACGCCGCGACGGTTCGGGTTCTCCTCGAGCCGGTCGATCGGCATGATCGGAAAACCCTGGCCGATCGCCCAGTGATCGAGCATGGACTGGAAGACCGAGAAATCGCACAGGTAGAGATCGGTCAGGCGCTCTTCGAGTTCGGCCAGCTCGTCGGGCACCGGGTCGAGCTCGGCGGCGCGCAGCCGCGGCAGCAGCTCCGCGCACACCGTCCAGTACAACCGCTGCACCGCTGCGAGCTGATCGAGCGCCAGGTAGCCGAGACTGAAGCGCTGGTCGGCTTCGTTGCGCGCGTCCTTGGCGTCGTGGTAGGCCTCGAGCAGTTCCTCCGGCGGCGGGTTCTTGCGCCGCAGGTGATCGAGGATCTTCTTCAGGCTCTTCACCGTGGCGTGCGGCTTCTCCGGCAGGTCGCCCTCGAGCGGCGAGTCTGGCCGGTGCGTGCCGAGCACCGGCACGATCAGCACCGAGTGGTGCGCCGTGATGGCCCGCCCGCTCTCGGAGACCAGCACGGGCGCGGGCACTTCGCGGGCGTCGCAGACTTCCTTCACCGCGTAGACGACGGCGTTGGCGTACTCCTGCAATCCGTAGTTGATGCCGTCCTCGTCGCGGGCATAGCCGACGCCATAGTTCACGCCGAGGCCGCCGCCGACATCGAGGTGCGTGACCGTGATGCCCTGCCGGACGAGGCTCGCGTACACCTGGGTCGCCTCCTTCACCGCGGTCTTCAGGACCTGGATGTCGGCGATCTGGCTGCCGAGGTGGAAGTGCAGCAACTGCAGGCAGTCGCGGTAGTCGCGCCGTTCCAGCTCCTGCACGAGGCGCACCAGCTCGGGAATGGTGATGCCGAATTTCGAGCGCGCCCCGGCCGACTCGAACCAGCGGCCCGACCCCTGGGTCGCCAGGCGGATGCGGGCGGCGAGCCGCGGGCGCACGCCTGCGGCATCGGCGAGCGCCAGCAACTGCTCGAACTCCGAGTACTTCTCGACGATCGGCAGCACGTTCTGGCCGAGCTGCTGCGCGGAGAGGATCAGCGACAGCATGGTGCGGTCCTTCACGCCGTTGCAGAGCAGGAGCCGCTCATCGTCGAGGTGCGGCAGCGCCGCCACGAGCTCGGCCTTGGAGCCGCACTCCAGGCCCATGTTCCAGGCCTTGCCGGCGTCGAGCACCTCCTCCACGACCTCGTGGAGCTGGTTGACCTTGATCGGGTACACGCCGCGATACACGTTGCCGTAGCCCGCCTCGGCGACCGCGACGGCAAACGCCTCGTTCAGGCGCCGCACCCGCGCGCGCAGCACGTCCTGGAAGCGGATCAGCACCGGGAAACCGGCGTTGCGGCGGCGGATCTCGGCGACCACCTGCACGATGTCGATCGCGAGCCCGTTCTCGGGGAACGGACGCACCGCGGCGTGGCCGTGCTCGTTGATGAAGAAAAACCCCTCGCCCCAGGCGTCCAGCCGGTACAGCTCCGAAGAACGCTCGGCGTTCCAGGGCTCGGGCTGCGGGACGACTTCCTCGCGGGCGGCGGCGGAGGCGCGTGATTTGGCCATGGCGGACGACCCTCCGGGCCTTACTGGCCCAGCACGCAGGCAAAAATGAGCGGCGCCACGATCGTGGCATCCGACTCGATGATGAATTTCGGCGTCTCGGCCGCGAGCTTGCCCCAGGTGATCTTCTCGTTCGGCACCGCACCGGAGTACGAGCCGTAGCTCGTGGTCGAGTCGCTGATCTGGCAGAAATATCCCCAGCGGGGGATGTCGCGGATCTGCAGGTCCTGCTCCAGCATCGGCACCACGCAGATCGGGAAGTCCCCGGCGATGCCGCCGCCGATCTGGAAAAAGCCGATGGAGTGCTTGCGGCAGGTCGCCTGGTACCAGCGGGCCAGTTCCACCATGTACTCGATGCCGCCGCGCACCGTGTGCGGATTGCGGATGTCACCGGAAATGACGTGGCTCGCGAAGATGTTGCCGAGCGTGGAGTCCTCCCAGCCGGGCACGATCACCGGCAGGTTCTTCTCGCTCGCGGCTACGAGCCAGCTGTCCTTCGGGTCGATCTGGTAGTGCTCCTCGAGCTTGCCGGCACGCAGGATGCGGTAGAAGAACTCGTGGGGAAAATACGCCTCGCCCTTGCGGTCTGCCGCCACCCACTCGTCGAGTACCGCCTTCTCGAGGCGCCGGATGGCTTCCTCCTCGGGGATGCAGGTGTCGGTGACCCGGTTGAGGTGGCGGGCGAGCAGCTTTTCCTCGTCCGCGGCAGTGAGCGAACGGTAGTGCGGGATGCGCACATAGTGCTCGTGCGCGACCAGGTTGAAGATGTCCTCCTCGAGGTTCGCACCGGTGCAGCACACGGCGTGCACCTTGTCCCTGCGGATCATTTCGGCAAGCGACAGCCCGAGCTCGGCCGTGCTCATGGCGCCGGCGAGCGTCACCAGCATCTGGCCACCCTGCTCGAGGTGGCGCGTCCAGGCATCCGCCGCGTCCACCAGCACCGCCGCGTTGAAATGCCGGTAGTGGTGGCGGACAAACTTGCTGATCGTGGTCATGCGCCAATCCTACAACTAAACAGCCGGAATCTGCTGCGTCAGGCAATGCAGCGTGCCGAGGCCGACGACGATGTCGCGGCAATCGATGCCGACCACGCGCCGCCCCGGGAAGCAGCGCGCGAGCACCGCGGCGGCCACGTCGTCCTGCGGGCAGTCGAACACCGGCAGCAGCACCACGCGGTTGCCGATGTAGAAATTGGCGTAGCTCGCCGGCAGCCGCTGCCCGTCGCGCAGCAGGGGCGTCGGCATCGGCAGCTCCAGCACGGTGAGCGGGCGCCCATCGGCAAGGCGCATGCCGGCCAGCCGCTCGCGGTTCTCAGCGAGCGCCCGGTGGTTCGAGTCGGCCGGGTCGGGCTCGACCACGGTGACGACCGTGTCCTCGGCCACGAAGCGGGTGAGGTCGTCCACGTGCCCGTCGGTATCGTCGCCGACGATGCCGTCGCCGAGCCACAACACCGTGCGGACCCCGAGAAAATCGCGCAGCCGCCGCTCGATGCCGGCGCGGTCGAGCCCGGGGTTGCGGTTCGGGTTGAGCAGGCACTGCTCGGTGGTGAGCAGCGTGCCGGCCCCGTTCACCTCGATCGAACCACCCTCCAGGATCATGTCGCCTACCTGGCGCGGCACGCCGAGCAGCTCGGCCATGCGGCGCGGCACCTCATTATCGAGATCGAACGGCGGATACTTGCCGCCCCAGGCGTTGTAGCCGAAATCCAGTGCGAGCAACGGCGCCGCGGCGCCGGGGCGCGTGACGAAGATCGCCCCGTGATCGCGGCACCAGGCGTCGTTCGTCGGCACGCGGTGCAGGCGCAGGCGCGCCGGGTCCGCCCGCCCGGTGAGCAGCCCGGCCACATGTCGCTCGTGGGCTGCGTCGCGCACGTTGATATGCACCGGTTCACCCGCCGCCAGGGCGGCCACCGCGCCGGCGAGCGCGCGCTCGGCCGCCTCGAGGTGCCCCGGCCAGGTTTCCGGATTGTGCGGCCAGGACAGCCAGGTGCCCTGGTGCGGCGCCCACTCGGGCGGCATCGCGTAACCCTGCGCGGCGGGCGTCGTCGTGGAACTCTCGTTTCCCATGACCAGCTTCCTGCAAGGGGGCCTGAAAGAGGCCGCGCACTATAGGTCAGTAGCAGGACGTGTCAATAGCAGGCAGTATTCGCGCCGTGACCGCCACTGCCATCACCATCTCGCAGGTCGAGGAAGCAGCCCGCCGCATCGCCGGGCAGGTGCAGCGCACGCCCTGCCGGCCGTCGCTCACGCTCTCCGAGATCACCGGCGCGACAGTGTGGCTGAAGTTCGAGAACCTGCAGTTCACGGCCTCCTTCAAGGAGCGCGGCGCCTACAACAAGCTCTCCGGCCTCGGGGCCGACCAGCGGCGCGCCGGGGTGATCGCCATGTCGGCCGGCAACCACGCCCAGGGCGTCGCCTACCACGCCCGGCGACTCGGGATCCCGGTGACTATCGTCATGCCGAAGAACACGCCCTACGTGAAGGTGCGTTACACGGAGGGCCACGGCGCGCGCGTCCTGCTCCATGGCCGCACGCTCGAGGACGCCGCGACCTTCGCCGGCGAGATCGCGCAACGCGAGGGCCTCACCTTCATTCACCCCTACGACGACCCGCTGATCATCGCCGGGCAGGGCACGGTCGCGCTCGAGATGCTCGAGGACGCCCCGGATCTCGAATGCCTGGTCGTGCCGGCCGGGGGCGGAGGTCTCGTGAGCGGCATCGCCCTTGCCGCCCGCGCGCGGCGGCCGGCAATCGAGGTGGTCGCCGTCGAGTCGGTGTTGTTCCCCTCGCTGAAATCCGCGCTGGACGAGGTCGCGCGCTCCTGCGGCGGCGACACGCTCGCCGAAGGCATCGCCGTGAAGGGCATCGGCCGGCTGACCCTGCCGCTGGTGCGCGAACACGTGCGCGAGATCCTGCTGGTCGGCGAAACGGAACTCGAGCGCGCGGTGAGCCTGCTCCTGAACGTCGAGAAGACCCTGGTCGAGGGCGCCGGCGCGGCCGGCATCGCGGCGCTGCTGCAATACCCGGAGCGCTTCCGCGGCCGCAAAGTCGGCGTGGTGCTCTCCGGCGGCAACATGGACCCGCGGTTGCTCGCCACCATCCTGACACGCGAACTCGTGCGCGAAGGCCGTATCGCGCGGGTGCGGATCACGATTTCCGACGTGCCGGGTCAGATCGCGCGGATCGCGACCATCGTCGCCGGGCTGGAGGCGAACTTCATCGACCTGCAGCACCAGCGCATCTTCACGCCCCTGCCCGCGCGCGATACCTGGCTCGAGATCACGCTCGAGACGCGCGACCGCCGTCACCTCGAGGAAGTCCTGCGCGACCTGCGCGCCGCCGGCTACGAAGTGCAGCTGCTCGACCAGGCCTGAGTGCTACTCGAGGTCTTCCTGCAGGATCCGCGCTCACGGTTCGTCGCCAGCGTACGTCCGCGGATCCTCGAGAGCCGGGCGCAGTTTCGGCAACTCGTTCAGCCTCTTGGTCTCCTGCGCGATCTCCCGCGCAAGCTCCTCGCGCCGCCTGGCGCTCGTCCAGAATTTCGCGCGTTCCAGCTTCTTGCGTGCGACGCTCGCCTCGAGTTGGGCGTGGATCTCATCGTGCTGGGCCAGGTTGTACGCCATCTTCTGCGGCACCGTGAGATCGAAGTAGGCCTCGTGCTCGACGCTGGCGAAGAACGCCTTGCCCGAGATCCATGCGACCAGCGCCGGCGGCAGCGCGAACAGCACCAGCACACCCCCACCCCGGCTCGACAGCACGACGCTGCCAACCACCAGCGCGATGGCCAGCAGCAGCGTCAGCGCGAAGATAATGCCTACGCCGATCCGCGCAGTCTTGCGGACCACTGACTTGCCGCTGAAGCTCAGCAGCGCGAGACCCAGCAGGATGAGTCCGACGATCCAGCCGAAGACTTCCAACATGACGGCCGTACGGTACATCAGCCATGCACGGCGGGGTACGGGTCAGACGGCCATTTGCGACGGTGCTCACATCCCGATGGCCCGATCGCCGCCGGCGGCGAGGCGCAGTTGCGCAGCCCGGCTTGAGCGCTAGTCGAGGTATTCCTGCAAGACCCGCTCGAACGCCGCGTAGTCCTCATCCCCCTGCAATAGCCGTCCCTGGGCCAGCGCATCCCGGCTCGCCCCGACCAGGAAACTCGGCGTAGCGCTCACCCCGACCGCGCGGGCGGCAGCATAGTCCGCGTCGAGCCGCCCGCCATGGCGAGACTCGGCCCGACAGGCGTCGAAGCGGGCGCGGTCGAGGCCGAGCCGCTCCGCGTGGCGACGAAAATCCGCATCCGTCAGCCGGCCGGCATCGGCGAACAGCGCCTCGTGCATCTCCCAGAAGCGGCCTTGCTCGCGCGCGCAGGCGGCGGCGATCGCCGCCGGGCGCGCGCGCTCGTGCTTCGCGAGGGGGAAATCGCGCGCCACGTAACGCACCCGACCGGTGTCGATGTAGTTCGCCTTCAGCTGCGGGAAAGTCTTCTGCGCGAAGTCCTGGCAGTAGGGGCACTGGTAGTCGATGAACTCGACGATGGTGACCGGCGCATCGGCGGCCCCGAGTACCGGATCCGTGCCGATCGCCAGCTGTGGCGCGCGCAGCGAGGCGACGACGCGACCCGGCCCCGGCTCGCCGAGACTGCGCCCGACCGGCAGCGCCGTGGTTTCAACTGGCGCCGATGCCGCCGGGGCCGCAGGCGGAGTCGCGCAGCCGGCCGCTGCCAGCGCAGCGCTCGCCGCCACCATCATCATCGAAGCCCAATACCGCTGCCGTAACATGTCCCGCCCCTTTCTGCCGATCGGTCCGCTGCGATTCTGCCAGCACGCGGGCCGGGGATTCGCGACGCGGGTCGCAGCGCAGGCCGGCCGCGCCGGGGTTAGAATCCGGTTTTCGTTCCGCCGCGAGGTCTTTGATGGGCCGGGCCTATGGCACTACCGCGCTGCGCGCATTGACCGCCACCCTGGCGCTGGCGCTCGGCGGCTGCTTTCAGACGGCGAGCCTGCCGAACGCACCGGCACCGGTGCCGGCAGCGGCAGCCCCCATCGACGAGGCCACCCCGCCCGACCCGCT
This genomic interval from Gammaproteobacteria bacterium contains the following:
- a CDS encoding DUF3313 family protein produces the protein MNARIVMAAMLPLMLAAATADAEQQADPSLQTRNPRLEVTWLSPDVRLPPFDKVMLAPFELQFRPVAPMAGTANFPGTRTEFPVAAADQQQLADTFARIFREELAASTNFALVEAPGADVLLIRPALRDIVSRVPPQEPVGRSAVFVDTVGEATLVLEFVDAASGRTLATASDRRAAEPAGSLTGFGAVRANDVAAGQEVRRLARRWGMALRQRAEQLYFAAKPR
- a CDS encoding SDR family oxidoreductase produces the protein MAESILIFGASRETGLEVARILCGRGESVVAFARPESDLGELKQLPLHQIVYGDALDPAAVGKAFAAGRFRAVVCTLGGKRGQVPRPDFEGVKQIVDAAKTLGTSAPRIVLVTVIGAGDSRAAVAPKVLEVLGEVIRLKTLAENHLIESGLRYTILRPGGMNDDPASGAAIRTEDHGVMGVITRADLARLVVQCLDDESTIGRIYHAVDPTITRQAPLQRGEDLPRR
- a CDS encoding MBL fold metallo-hydrolase; translation: MRLWSVEGNHQRLDGGAMFGNAPRALWQTWLAADEQHRVTLACRTLLAEGLHGQRVLFEAGIGAFFEPRLRERYGVLDAGHRLLASLAARGLSDADIDVVVLSHLHFDHAGGLLAAWQEGAPRRLLFPRARFLVSQAAFERASHPHPRDHASFIPELPQLLEATGRLETIATARCALLGDAVRFHFSDGHTPGLMLAEIGGDGGVVFCSDLIPGRPWVHLPVTMGFDRYPERLIDEKRAFLDECIARGLKLFFTHDPGCALATPVRDASGRYRATLEECRVEGLTPGRTSPASAPGTR
- a CDS encoding dodecin family protein, whose product is MSVAKTIEISASSKKGFDDALRTGLKTAGKTLKNITGAWICDQEVVLAAGKITEYRVRMRVTFVLE
- a CDS encoding carbon-nitrogen hydrolase — encoded protein: MAAPGEKLKLALVQMRMDEDPAANLRRAVAFTREAIEAGAQLICLPELFRSRYFCQSEDAAHFALAEPVPGPTTAAFQALATANGVTIVLSLFERRAAGLYHNTAAVLDGGQGLVGKYRKMHIPDDPRYYEKYYFTPGDLGFRTFQTGAGSLGVLVCWDQWYPEGARLTALAGAEILLYPTAIGWHPEEKAALGERQHAAWETIQRAHAIANGCFVVAVNRTGFEPDPRGAGGIEFWGQSFVAAPDGHILVKGPPDREALLFAEIDRGEIERQRQGWPFLRDRRIDAYGEITRRFRDQ
- the speA gene encoding biosynthetic arginine decarboxylase — its product is MAKSRASAAAREEVVPQPEPWNAERSSELYRLDAWGEGFFFINEHGHAAVRPFPENGLAIDIVQVVAEIRRRNAGFPVLIRFQDVLRARVRRLNEAFAVAVAEAGYGNVYRGVYPIKVNQLHEVVEEVLDAGKAWNMGLECGSKAELVAALPHLDDERLLLCNGVKDRTMLSLILSAQQLGQNVLPIVEKYSEFEQLLALADAAGVRPRLAARIRLATQGSGRWFESAGARSKFGITIPELVRLVQELERRDYRDCLQLLHFHLGSQIADIQVLKTAVKEATQVYASLVRQGITVTHLDVGGGLGVNYGVGYARDEDGINYGLQEYANAVVYAVKEVCDAREVPAPVLVSESGRAITAHHSVLIVPVLGTHRPDSPLEGDLPEKPHATVKSLKKILDHLRRKNPPPEELLEAYHDAKDARNEADQRFSLGYLALDQLAAVQRLYWTVCAELLPRLRAAELDPVPDELAELEERLTDLYLCDFSVFQSMLDHWAIGQGFPIMPIDRLEENPNRRGVIVDLTCDSDGKVTHYISALDDKSFLPVHSLQPEQPYYIGVFLVGAYQDIMGDTHNLFGRVPEVHVYADAEEPGNFWIEKVIPGMTVHEMLAQVQYFPNDLNRRMSELVRRKIDAGTVRPGVAMQILDQYTACFNESTYCSAG
- a CDS encoding deoxyhypusine synthase family protein, with the translated sequence MTTISKFVRHHYRHFNAAVLVDAADAWTRHLEQGGQMLVTLAGAMSTAELGLSLAEMIRRDKVHAVCCTGANLEEDIFNLVAHEHYVRIPHYRSLTAADEEKLLARHLNRVTDTCIPEEEAIRRLEKAVLDEWVAADRKGEAYFPHEFFYRILRAGKLEEHYQIDPKDSWLVAASEKNLPVIVPGWEDSTLGNIFASHVISGDIRNPHTVRGGIEYMVELARWYQATCRKHSIGFFQIGGGIAGDFPICVVPMLEQDLQIRDIPRWGYFCQISDSTTSYGSYSGAVPNEKITWGKLAAETPKFIIESDATIVAPLIFACVLGQ
- a CDS encoding agmatine deiminase family protein, encoding MGNESSTTTPAAQGYAMPPEWAPHQGTWLSWPHNPETWPGHLEAAERALAGAVAALAAGEPVHINVRDAAHERHVAGLLTGRADPARLRLHRVPTNDAWCRDHGAIFVTRPGAAAPLLALDFGYNAWGGKYPPFDLDNEVPRRMAELLGVPRQVGDMILEGGSIEVNGAGTLLTTEQCLLNPNRNPGLDRAGIERRLRDFLGVRTVLWLGDGIVGDDTDGHVDDLTRFVAEDTVVTVVEPDPADSNHRALAENRERLAGMRLADGRPLTVLELPMPTPLLRDGQRLPASYANFYIGNRVVLLPVFDCPQDDVAAAVLARCFPGRRVVGIDCRDIVVGLGTLHCLTQQIPAV
- a CDS encoding threonine ammonia-lyase; the protein is MTATAITISQVEEAARRIAGQVQRTPCRPSLTLSEITGATVWLKFENLQFTASFKERGAYNKLSGLGADQRRAGVIAMSAGNHAQGVAYHARRLGIPVTIVMPKNTPYVKVRYTEGHGARVLLHGRTLEDAATFAGEIAQREGLTFIHPYDDPLIIAGQGTVALEMLEDAPDLECLVVPAGGGGLVSGIALAARARRPAIEVVAVESVLFPSLKSALDEVARSCGGDTLAEGIAVKGIGRLTLPLVREHVREILLVGETELERAVSLLLNVEKTLVEGAGAAGIAALLQYPERFRGRKVGVVLSGGNMDPRLLATILTRELVREGRIARVRITISDVPGQIARIATIVAGLEANFIDLQHQRIFTPLPARDTWLEITLETRDRRHLEEVLRDLRAAGYEVQLLDQA
- a CDS encoding thioredoxin domain-containing protein; its protein translation is MLRQRYWASMMMVAASAALAAAGCATPPAAPAASAPVETTALPVGRSLGEPGPGRVVASLRAPQLAIGTDPVLGAADAPVTIVEFIDYQCPYCQDFAQKTFPQLKANYIDTGRVRYVARDFPLAKHERARPAAIAAACAREQGRFWEMHEALFADAGRLTDADFRRHAERLGLDRARFDACRAESRHGGRLDADYAAARAVGVSATPSFLVGASRDALAQGRLLQGDEDYAAFERVLQEYLD